The proteins below come from a single Natrinema sp. SYSU A 869 genomic window:
- a CDS encoding universal stress protein — MYRDVLIPTDGSDASATALDHGIEIASSVGAEVHLLHVVDVGTEMSASAVGDIADDLTEALDEEAEEALEQAEQMADEAGVASERAVLEGFPEDAIPQYSADNGIDLIVIGESEDSTLTERLFGSTTEDVLESVTTSVLVARE, encoded by the coding sequence GTGTACCGCGACGTCCTTATCCCGACAGATGGATCCGATGCGAGCGCAACAGCGCTGGACCACGGGATAGAAATCGCATCGAGTGTGGGTGCCGAGGTGCATCTCCTGCACGTTGTAGACGTTGGGACGGAGATGTCCGCATCCGCCGTTGGCGACATCGCGGACGACCTCACCGAAGCGCTTGATGAGGAAGCGGAAGAGGCGCTCGAGCAGGCCGAGCAAATGGCCGATGAGGCCGGAGTTGCGTCCGAACGAGCCGTTCTCGAAGGATTTCCCGAAGACGCAATACCCCAGTATAGCGCTGATAACGGGATCGACCTCATCGTGATCGGAGAAAGCGAGGATTCGACCCTCACAGAACGACTCTTCGGGAGCACGACGGAAGACGTTCTCGAATCGGTTACTACCTCGGTTCTGGTCGCTCGGGAATGA
- a CDS encoding site-specific integrase yields the protein MSEFLGWMLKKGKKIDDRDPKGHRKSTAANYIKRITRILPRIWDEFDGYTLQITPEMGDWYLKQLRDDEFRRDNGEPYAGSTKTKNACCLLNFFRFRWDQRNGKAWEPFTLFEEDSGSRISDPITLEERPKIREAALEYKTVKSYNNCTPEERDRIRAELAQRLGKPKSDITPSDWEKVNTCWKWPSLLMVGLDIGPRPVELERMTVDWLVLSKPAIKVPRNDAAKNDRTWEVPITERTANALRRWLRQRDTDPKYDDTDHVWLTREGEPLSSGPLCRNLRSLMDEANLDYSDRHITWYSLRYSLGTYLSMTADSLEEVRRQMRHESIESTLNYIHPPEEDVRDNLNSIN from the coding sequence ATGTCTGAATTTCTAGGTTGGATGCTGAAGAAAGGGAAGAAAATTGACGACCGTGATCCGAAGGGGCACAGAAAAAGCACGGCTGCTAATTACATAAAGCGAATCACCCGGATTCTCCCGCGAATCTGGGATGAATTCGATGGGTACACCCTCCAGATAACCCCGGAAATGGGTGACTGGTATCTCAAGCAGTTACGTGACGATGAGTTCCGACGGGACAACGGTGAACCGTATGCGGGCAGTACGAAAACGAAGAACGCATGCTGCCTACTCAACTTCTTCCGCTTCCGCTGGGATCAACGTAACGGCAAGGCCTGGGAGCCGTTCACCCTCTTTGAAGAGGATTCTGGCTCCCGGATCTCTGATCCGATCACGCTCGAAGAACGGCCAAAGATTCGTGAAGCAGCCCTCGAGTACAAGACAGTCAAGAGCTACAACAACTGCACTCCTGAAGAGCGGGATCGGATTCGGGCCGAACTTGCTCAGCGCCTCGGAAAGCCGAAGTCAGATATCACTCCGAGCGACTGGGAAAAAGTGAACACGTGCTGGAAGTGGCCATCGCTTCTGATGGTCGGCCTCGACATCGGTCCTCGGCCCGTCGAACTCGAGCGAATGACGGTCGACTGGCTGGTACTCTCGAAACCCGCAATCAAGGTGCCACGGAACGACGCAGCAAAAAATGACCGTACTTGGGAGGTCCCGATCACGGAACGTACCGCCAATGCTCTGCGTCGCTGGCTTCGACAGAGAGACACTGACCCGAAGTATGATGATACCGACCACGTCTGGCTCACCAGGGAGGGTGAGCCGTTGTCATCGGGTCCCCTCTGTCGGAACCTGCGGAGCCTGATGGACGAAGCAAACCTCGACTACAGCGACCGGCACATCACGTGGTACAGTCTCCGTTACTCGCTCGGGACGTACCTTTCGATGACCGCGGACAGCCTCGAGGAAGTCAGACGCCAGATGCGCCACGAATCGATCGAATCGACACTCAACTACATCCACCCACCCGAAGAGGACGTTCGCGATAACCTCAACTCGATCAACTGA
- a CDS encoding site-specific integrase: MDLSDFAIVPEPTEERLAQRQLVDYRSEREDWIEWLLAFGKNPDKAEGYAETTVKARIYRMDHFYRYVWDEEGHYTTSVTHEHADSWMKELAYEDCSDAHRDCCQKAVMMLFKWRAHERGGAEWKPEMRFSSGNQTTAPRDFLTREERKLIREASLEYGSIPSYNNVTPEERKRMKAYLTQRFEKPKKDVSKADWERANGWKIPSLVGTSLDAGLRPIEVGRAVTSWVDLENGLLRIPKEESSKNEGHWHVGLSDRTISMLDRWIDQRETYELYDGRDELWLTREGNTYGSSTLRRLLHDLCDIADIDHADRQMSWYTIRHSTGTYMTREEDLAAAQAQLRHKSPETTMKYDQAPVEDRQDALNRMG; the protein is encoded by the coding sequence ATGGATCTGAGCGACTTCGCCATCGTTCCGGAACCAACCGAGGAACGTCTCGCCCAGCGTCAGCTGGTTGACTACCGAAGTGAGCGTGAGGACTGGATTGAGTGGCTCCTCGCGTTCGGAAAGAACCCGGATAAGGCAGAGGGTTACGCTGAGACCACGGTCAAAGCACGCATCTATCGGATGGACCACTTCTACCGGTACGTGTGGGATGAAGAAGGCCATTACACTACGAGCGTCACTCACGAACACGCCGACTCGTGGATGAAAGAGTTGGCCTACGAGGACTGTAGCGACGCCCACCGCGATTGCTGCCAGAAGGCCGTCATGATGTTGTTCAAGTGGCGGGCTCACGAGCGTGGTGGAGCAGAGTGGAAACCCGAAATGCGATTCAGTTCGGGGAACCAGACGACAGCGCCACGCGACTTCCTCACCCGCGAAGAGCGAAAGTTGATTCGTGAGGCGTCACTGGAGTACGGCAGTATTCCGTCCTACAACAACGTCACGCCGGAAGAGCGGAAACGCATGAAGGCGTATCTTACTCAACGCTTCGAGAAACCGAAGAAGGACGTGTCGAAGGCCGATTGGGAGCGCGCTAATGGATGGAAGATTCCCAGCCTCGTCGGCACCAGCCTCGACGCGGGGCTACGACCCATCGAGGTCGGACGTGCAGTGACGTCGTGGGTTGACCTTGAGAACGGACTCCTCCGCATACCCAAGGAGGAAAGCTCCAAGAACGAGGGGCACTGGCATGTCGGTCTCAGTGATCGCACAATCAGTATGCTTGATCGGTGGATAGACCAACGTGAGACGTACGAACTCTACGATGGACGTGACGAGCTCTGGCTGACGCGTGAGGGGAATACCTACGGTTCGTCGACGCTTCGCCGACTGCTCCACGATCTGTGTGACATCGCCGACATCGACCACGCTGATCGACAGATGAGCTGGTACACGATCCGCCACTCGACGGGGACCTATATGACCCGTGAGGAGGATCTCGCAGCGGCACAAGCGCAACTTCGTCACAAGAGTCCGGAAACAACCATGAAGTACGACCAGGCGCCGGTTGAGGATAGACAGGACGCTCTGAACCGAATGGGTTAA
- a CDS encoding MBL fold metallo-hydrolase, translated as MITNLAQGVQAFTSNVFLVTGDRPVLIDTGANFDAVDAVRSRVDDLEAVILTHTHRDHVGNLAAVKDAFDVDAWGYDTAIEGVDHAIADEETVRLGDDEYVALHTPGHKNDHLCFHSETASVLFAGDLVFQNGSFGRTDLEEGDRGTLIESIDRVLERIDPDLAEMHTGHGPSVTTDPYDHVELSAQMARQA; from the coding sequence ATGATCACCAACCTCGCACAGGGCGTGCAAGCGTTTACCAGCAACGTCTTTCTGGTGACCGGGGACCGACCCGTGCTCATCGATACGGGCGCGAACTTTGACGCCGTCGACGCCGTCCGCTCCCGAGTCGATGACCTCGAGGCAGTAATCCTCACCCACACGCACCGTGATCACGTCGGCAACCTCGCCGCGGTCAAAGACGCTTTCGACGTCGACGCATGGGGGTACGACACCGCGATCGAGGGTGTCGATCACGCCATCGCGGACGAGGAGACGGTCCGGTTGGGCGACGACGAGTACGTCGCGCTCCACACACCCGGACACAAAAACGACCACCTCTGCTTTCACTCGGAGACGGCGAGCGTGCTATTTGCGGGCGATCTCGTCTTCCAAAACGGGAGTTTCGGCCGCACTGATCTCGAGGAAGGCGATCGCGGGACTCTGATCGAGAGCATTGACCGCGTGCTCGAGCGAATCGATCCGGACCTCGCGGAAATGCACACCGGCCACGGACCGAGCGTGACGACCGATCCCTACGATCACGTCGAACTGTCAGCCCAGATGGCGCGGCAGGCCTGA
- a CDS encoding ATPase: MILLVVGADRVDAGKTTFSSGLLERTGAVGYKPRAGNDFWFDHDDCQRALTDGRLYGKDAARLSAADGRDRPPERLNPVHRLWRPVPDGGTGLLGRADREFLLDRVGRDGDDPLFVRNATAEVPAQVAEALPLEDAIRVESVDEFNELAEERYLPAFDRLTAEIEATDIAVVESYSDIAQPLESLSPSSIAAVAAVEPGRARLYPGDRYCRACEIASSSPRDGAIEKRVPDVLDYLDPIDRVSLPALGSDRQNDPAQVARAYDDAYEALLEVAGQV; encoded by the coding sequence ATGATCCTCCTCGTGGTCGGTGCCGATCGCGTCGATGCCGGCAAGACCACGTTCTCGTCCGGCCTGCTCGAGCGAACCGGCGCGGTGGGCTACAAACCCCGCGCCGGCAACGACTTCTGGTTCGACCACGACGACTGTCAGCGAGCGCTTACTGACGGCCGGCTCTACGGCAAGGACGCCGCGCGCCTCTCGGCGGCCGACGGCCGCGATCGCCCGCCGGAACGACTCAATCCCGTCCATCGGCTGTGGCGACCCGTCCCCGATGGTGGCACCGGACTGCTCGGCCGAGCGGACAGGGAGTTCCTCCTCGACCGAGTCGGTCGCGACGGCGACGACCCGCTGTTCGTCCGCAACGCGACCGCCGAGGTGCCGGCACAGGTCGCCGAGGCACTCCCGCTTGAGGATGCCATCCGCGTCGAGAGCGTCGATGAGTTCAACGAGCTCGCCGAAGAACGGTATCTCCCCGCGTTTGATCGACTGACCGCCGAGATCGAGGCGACCGATATCGCCGTCGTCGAATCCTACAGCGACATCGCGCAGCCGCTCGAGTCGCTTTCCCCCTCCTCGATCGCCGCCGTGGCTGCCGTCGAACCCGGTCGCGCGCGGCTCTATCCGGGCGATCGCTACTGTCGGGCCTGTGAGATCGCCAGCTCGAGTCCCAGAGACGGGGCCATCGAAAAACGCGTTCCCGACGTCCTCGACTATCTCGACCCCATCGATCGCGTGTCACTCCCGGCGCTCGGAAGCGACCGACAGAACGATCCCGCGCAGGTCGCACGCGCGTACGACGACGCCTACGAGGCGTTGCTCGAGGTCGCCGGACAAGTCTGA
- a CDS encoding DUF5827 family protein, whose translation MPVPKSEFDELPPCDFYTPAELFEDDQMYTVYEIARMLQGVEPDAELDPETEDILLDWAIPWVMTNADDLVVAEPRDEDEPGYYGLRE comes from the coding sequence ATGCCCGTCCCGAAATCCGAGTTCGACGAACTCCCGCCGTGTGACTTCTATACGCCGGCGGAGCTCTTCGAGGATGACCAGATGTACACCGTCTACGAGATCGCCCGCATGCTACAGGGAGTCGAACCTGACGCCGAGCTCGACCCCGAGACCGAGGATATCCTGCTCGACTGGGCGATTCCGTGGGTCATGACCAACGCCGACGACCTCGTGGTCGCCGAACCCCGCGACGAGGACGAGCCCGGCTACTACGGCCTGAGAGAATGA
- a CDS encoding histidine kinase N-terminal 7TM domain-containing protein: MELGFDPILAIYVFSVFFCGLLAVLLWKHRQQTGAVPLLANVLSSGVWAGSLALLRVVENPTIESVLTGTLFLGVGFGTMTVLVFTLSYTGRERFVRPTVLAALSVEPVLITVFAAVNPSGLFFRLTAEGFDGGFLFWLHLGYSYVVLGTVTAFIVGFLVRSRSLYRGQSGALLGGTLAAWLANGIYMAGIVDFDISPIGFVIGGALYAAAIVRYRLTDIVPIARDRVVENISDGIFVVDERDRVIDANPAGRSLLAADDASLIGSSIDSLFAERPELRDEVRELIDSSTKEECELGVAGSDYAIETTPIEDDRDHHVGWLFIVRDITERKQRETQLQRQNERLERFADVVSHDLRNPLNVADGYLELAREADDPEPSLDEIEESHDRMAAIIEDVLALARDGRSVTDPKPVSLADLAEGAWENVDTGDATLTVASGTTILADADRMTRLLENLFRNSIEHGMPDLERADEHRHSSVPDSAGVPVEYEAGDTPVANPTSPSLEVEVGSLAIGEGDGSAGFYVTDDGSGLPDGGDRVFEDGYTTTATGTGFGLSIVEGIATAHSWTVDASESERGGARFEFRSVETGAAGTTPDPAVGTTSDTDS; encoded by the coding sequence ATGGAACTCGGATTCGACCCTATCTTGGCAATCTACGTGTTTTCGGTGTTTTTCTGTGGTCTGCTCGCCGTTCTGCTCTGGAAGCACCGCCAGCAGACCGGTGCAGTCCCACTACTCGCAAACGTCCTCTCATCGGGAGTGTGGGCCGGGTCGCTGGCCCTGCTGCGGGTCGTCGAGAACCCCACTATCGAGTCAGTGCTGACCGGAACGCTATTTCTCGGCGTGGGGTTCGGGACGATGACGGTGCTCGTTTTCACGCTCTCCTACACCGGCCGAGAGCGATTCGTCAGGCCCACGGTACTCGCCGCCCTGTCGGTCGAACCGGTACTGATCACCGTCTTTGCTGCTGTCAATCCGTCCGGACTCTTCTTCCGGTTGACAGCGGAGGGGTTCGACGGCGGTTTCCTCTTCTGGCTCCATCTCGGCTACTCATACGTCGTTCTCGGAACCGTTACGGCATTTATCGTCGGATTTCTCGTCCGGTCTCGGTCGTTATATCGAGGACAGAGCGGGGCACTCCTCGGCGGAACGCTCGCTGCCTGGCTCGCGAACGGCATCTACATGGCCGGGATCGTTGACTTCGATATCTCTCCGATCGGATTCGTCATCGGCGGAGCGTTGTACGCGGCCGCGATCGTTCGCTATCGGTTGACCGATATCGTCCCGATCGCCCGCGATCGCGTCGTCGAAAACATCTCCGACGGTATCTTCGTCGTCGACGAGCGGGATCGGGTGATCGATGCGAATCCTGCCGGACGGTCGCTCCTCGCGGCGGACGATGCGTCGCTCATCGGTTCGAGCATCGATTCGCTGTTCGCTGAGCGCCCCGAATTACGCGACGAGGTTCGGGAATTGATCGACAGTTCGACGAAAGAAGAATGCGAACTCGGGGTCGCTGGCAGCGACTACGCCATCGAAACAACGCCAATCGAGGACGACCGCGATCACCACGTCGGCTGGCTGTTCATCGTCCGGGACATTACCGAACGAAAACAACGCGAAACGCAACTCCAGCGACAGAACGAGCGCCTCGAGCGATTCGCCGACGTGGTCTCTCACGACCTTCGGAACCCGCTGAACGTCGCGGACGGCTACCTCGAACTGGCCCGCGAGGCCGACGATCCTGAGCCGTCTCTCGACGAGATCGAGGAGTCACACGACCGGATGGCGGCGATCATCGAGGACGTTCTCGCACTAGCCCGCGACGGACGCAGTGTCACCGATCCGAAACCGGTCTCGCTGGCCGACCTCGCCGAGGGAGCGTGGGAAAACGTCGATACCGGTGACGCCACCCTCACAGTCGCGTCAGGCACAACGATCCTCGCGGACGCCGATCGGATGACGCGCCTGCTCGAGAATCTGTTCCGCAACTCGATCGAACACGGGATGCCGGATCTCGAGCGAGCGGACGAGCATCGACACTCGTCCGTCCCGGATTCGGCGGGCGTCCCCGTCGAGTACGAAGCGGGCGACACACCCGTCGCGAATCCCACTTCACCCTCGCTCGAGGTCGAAGTGGGGTCTCTCGCCATCGGTGAAGGCGACGGTTCAGCGGGGTTCTACGTCACCGACGACGGGTCGGGACTGCCCGATGGGGGCGACCGCGTCTTCGAGGACGGCTATACGACTACCGCAACGGGCACGGGATTCGGACTGAGCATCGTTGAGGGGATCGCGACCGCTCATAGCTGGACCGTCGACGCCAGCGAGAGCGAGCGCGGCGGTGCCCGATTCGAGTTCCGCAGCGTCGAGACAGGAGCCGCCGGGACCACTCCGGATCCAGCGGTCGGGACGACTTCCGACACCGACTCGTGA
- a CDS encoding RNA ligase yields MDREDYLERLEATTGDPDDFFEHVEQRSAAGQTHYVLTAARHGVERGTVIVEESDTVVRGYPSVPRVLMLDPGIPSFFEESDTVAIEEKLDGFNVRIAVAGDDGSDPLAFTRSGYVCPYTTARARDRLPLEDFFADHPTKTLCTELIGPETPYTTHDYEGVDSHEFRVFDVRDRESGDPVSVADRRTLCTEYGFSQPRFFGHSEPSAAVKTVRDAIDDLDAAGREGIILKSADGESMVKYTTESQHHEELAYAFSLPFEHGRDFLFSRIVRDAFQAAELDDTDDRIRERAQDLGESILCPMVSTIRDVQDGEPVGERHTVRGDPDAIDALLEHLDEQSLTIDRQSDRREDGERVVEFMKVAESSRDRIRYYLDGGTRDE; encoded by the coding sequence ATGGACCGCGAAGACTACCTCGAGCGGCTCGAGGCCACCACCGGGGACCCCGACGATTTCTTCGAGCACGTCGAACAGCGGTCAGCGGCGGGTCAGACACACTACGTACTCACCGCCGCCCGTCACGGCGTCGAGCGCGGAACAGTCATCGTTGAGGAGAGCGACACCGTCGTTCGCGGCTATCCGAGCGTTCCGCGAGTCCTCATGCTCGATCCTGGTATTCCCTCGTTCTTCGAGGAGAGCGATACCGTCGCCATTGAGGAGAAGCTAGACGGGTTCAACGTCCGGATCGCAGTCGCTGGCGATGACGGGAGCGACCCCCTCGCGTTCACCAGAAGCGGCTACGTCTGTCCGTATACGACGGCGCGGGCGCGCGACCGGCTTCCGCTCGAGGACTTCTTCGCGGATCACCCGACGAAGACCCTCTGTACCGAACTGATCGGGCCGGAAACACCGTACACGACCCACGACTATGAGGGAGTCGACTCCCACGAATTCCGGGTGTTTGACGTTCGGGACCGTGAGTCCGGCGACCCCGTTTCCGTGGCCGATCGGCGAACCCTCTGTACGGAGTACGGGTTCAGCCAGCCGCGGTTCTTCGGGCACTCGGAGCCGTCCGCCGCCGTCAAGACGGTTCGAGACGCTATCGACGACCTCGATGCGGCGGGACGTGAGGGCATCATCCTGAAATCGGCGGACGGCGAGTCGATGGTCAAGTATACCACGGAGTCCCAGCACCACGAGGAACTCGCCTACGCGTTCTCGCTGCCCTTCGAACACGGCCGTGACTTCCTCTTCTCCCGAATCGTTCGCGACGCGTTTCAGGCCGCTGAGTTGGACGACACCGATGACCGGATCCGAGAGCGGGCTCAAGACCTCGGCGAGTCGATTCTCTGCCCGATGGTCTCGACCATTCGGGACGTCCAAGACGGCGAGCCCGTCGGCGAACGCCACACCGTTAGGGGCGATCCCGACGCGATCGACGCGCTGCTTGAGCACCTTGACGAGCAGTCGCTGACGATCGACCGCCAGTCCGACCGCCGCGAGGACGGCGAGCGGGTCGTCGAGTTCATGAAGGTAGCGGAGTCCAGCCGGGACCGGATCCGGTACTATCTGGACGGAGGAACGCGAGACGAGTGA